Proteins encoded together in one Coffea arabica cultivar ET-39 chromosome 2c, Coffea Arabica ET-39 HiFi, whole genome shotgun sequence window:
- the LOC113727896 gene encoding uncharacterized protein, which produces MPLLFCASLIKSSKMVKSSKNSLFGQSGSSSSSPSGSGSSSVHGQMNCPSSSGSSLVYGQINNSSSSTSSLNSPGGYFASNQNPQEPCQQTQVAPLLVTFSSSDQPAFGFWFGTRESASIGSSASVSSSRSPFGSRNVKSILGNSGSQFGALGTISFGLSNSTTTGFGQVSSFGSVHENPASSNIGPGYSSAPAFGASGTRNVRPSNTRSCGPSQKPSFGQLASSFGGSNLPGKTPFRTQNLHSGTNDSRVATQAGGQVINGLQTASLAAEVVQSSGSNSFRSQPELQILVDDPGCTLSVQLGNPGIHVKVFCNEEKVATFKVDNVLISKENPGPQVFNSTKDSPWNDKAKESSGQQGPSNNMNESGLSDQTSNDEVVENRYVGSNLSTNGVIYNHNPIPARCFHIIVKEDEDGEVADGEEGEVAGNAGQNPNIAAIMPKIHSADCYTKPPIKELAARERAEPGFCARVKDFVFGRQGYGSIKFLGETDVRELDLESFIQFNHGEVIVYMDESKKPPIGQGLNRPAEITLFNVRCIDKNSRKAYIDGPMVEKYKEMLRQKAAELGAEMVSYDPQQGEWKFKFQHF; this is translated from the exons ATGCCACTCTTGTTTTGTGCCAGTTTGATCAAATCTTCAAAGATGGtcaaatcttccaaaaataGCC TATTTGGTCAGTcaggcagcagcagcagcagccctTCAGGTTCAGGGTCTTCATCGGTCCATGGGCAAATGAACTGCCCTTCGTCTTCAGGGTCTTCGTTGGTTTATGGCCAAATTAACAACTCAAGCAGTAGTACATCTTCCCTCAATAGCCCAGGAG GATATTTTGCCTCTAATCAGAACCCTCAGGAACCATGTCAACAGACACAAGTTGCTCCCCTCCTTGTCACTTTTAGCTCGTCAGATCAACCTGCTTTTGGATTTTGGTTTGGTACCCGTGAATCAGCATCCATTGGCTCTTCTGCGAGTGTGTCTAGTAGTAGATCACCTTTTGGCTCTCGGAATGTAAAGTCGATTCTCGGGAACTCAGGCTCTCAATTTGGAGCATTAGGCACCATCAGCTTTGGTTTGTCAAACAGCACTACCACTGGCTTTGGCCAGGTATCATCATTTGGTTCTGTGCATGAGAATCCTGCTTCAAGCAACATAGGACCTGGATATTCAAGTGCTCCTGCATTTGGAGCATCAGGCACCAGAAACGTCCGTCCATCAAACACCAGATCCTGTGGCCCTAGCCAGAAACCATCATTTGGCCAGTTAGCATCAAGCTTTGGTGGGAGCAACTTGCCTGGGAAGACTCCATTTCGGACTCAGAATTTACATTCTG GAACAAATGACTCTAGAGTGGCAACCCAAGCAGGTGGTCAGGTTATCAATGGGCTACA GACAGCCTCTCTGGCTGCTGAAGTCGTTCAGTCCAGCGGCTCAAACTCTTTTAGGTCACAGCCTGAACTGCAGATTTTAGTTGATGACCCTGGCTGTACACTATCAGTCCAACTTGGGAATCCTGGCATACAT GTTAAGGTGTTCTGTAATGAAGAAAAGGTAGCAACTTTCAAGGTGGATAATGTGTTGATTTCAAAGGAAAATCCTGGGCCTCAGGTTTTTAATTCCACTAAAGACTCTCCATGGAATGATAAAGCAAAAGAATCATCAGGACAGCAGGGTCCATCCAATAATATGAATGAGAGTG GATTATCAGATCAAACAAGCAATGATGAAGTTGTCGAGAATCGTTATGTGGGATCCAACTTGAGCACTAATGGGGTAATTTACAATCACAATCCCATTCCAGCAAGATGCTTTCATATTATAGTAAAagaagatgaagatggagaagTTGCAGACGGTGAAGAGGGAGAAGTAGCAGGCAATGCTGGACAGAACCCTAATATTGCAGCTATCATGCCAAAGATCCATAGTGCTGACTGTTATACCAAACCGCCAATCAAAGAATTAGCAGCAAGGGAAAGGGCTGAACCAGGATTCTGTGCTCGTGTCAAGGACTTTGTTTTTGGAAGACAGGGCTACGGCAGCATCAAGTTTTTGGGGGAAACAGATGTGAGGGAACTTGACCTGGAGTCTTTTATTCAGTTTAACCATGGAGAGGTGATTGTGTACATGGATGAGAGCAAGAAACCACCAATTGGTCAAGGCCTTAATAGACCAGCTGAGATAACTCTCTTCAACGTCAGATGCATTGACAAGAACAGCAGGAAAGCATACATAGATGGACCGATGGTTGAGAAATACAAGGAGATGCTCAGACAGAAGGCAGCCGAGCTAGGTGCTGAGATGGTTTCTTACGATCCACAGCAAGGAGAGTGGAAATTCAAGTTTCAACATTTCTAG
- the LOC113723738 gene encoding heavy metal-associated isoprenylated plant protein 2 has translation MKKTEVKVNINCHKCKSEVLKAVTKLQGIDQVTADAAKGILTVVGEVDPVCVITRVRKTGKDAEIISVGPPKKPDPPKPEKPDNDPPKPLPLSCPQCQYVVVSYAPDDGRICSIL, from the exons ATGAAG AAAACTGAAGTGAAAGTGAACATTAACTGCCACAAATGTAAGAGTGAAGTGCTGAAAGCAGTTACCAAGCTTCAAG GTATTGATCAGGTGACAGCGGATGCGGCCAAGGGGATATTAACCGTTGTTGGTGAAGTTGATCCAGTGTGTGTAATTACTCGAGTGAGGAAGACAGGAAAAGACGCAGAAATTATAAGTGTTGGACCTCCCAAAAAACCTGATCCCCCTAAGCCTGAAAAGCCAGATAATGATCCACCAAAGCCTCTTCCCCTTTCTTGTCCACAATGCCAATATGTTGTTGTCAGCTATGCTCCCGATGATGGCAGAATTTGCTCCATTCTTTAA
- the LOC113727897 gene encoding germin-like protein 5-1 — protein MAPKLVFLMLMVFLTISFNQVLASDPDMLQDVCVADLTGKPKVNGFICKENITANDFFTTILGTPGATNNTFGSVVTGANVEKVPGLNTLGVSLSRIDYAPGGLNPPHTHPRATEMVFVLEGELDVGFITTANVLISKSIKKGEVFVFPRGLVHFQKNNGNLAAAVISAFNSQLPGTQGISVTLFASNPPVPENVLTMAFQIGSKEVDKIKSRLAPKK, from the exons ATGGCTCCTAAGTTGGTATTCTTGATGCTTATGGTCTTCTTGACTATAAGCTTCAATCAGGTGTTAGCTTCAGATCCAGACATGCTTCAAGATGTTTGTGTTGCTGATCTCACAG GTAAACCGAAGGTGAACGGATTCATTTGCAAGGAAAATATAACGGCTAATGACTTCTTCACCACCATCCTTGGCACCCCAGGAGCAACCAACAATACCTTCGGGTCAGTGGTCACGGGAGCCAATGTTGAGAAGGTCCCTGGTCTCAACACCCTAGGTGTGTCCCTGTCCAGGATCGACTACGCCCCTGGTGGCCTGAATCCACCCCACACCCACCCCCGTGCCACAGAAATGGTGTTTGTATTGGAAGGTGAACTAGATGTTGGGTTCATAACCACTGCCAATGTCCTCATTTCCAAGTCCATCAAGAAAGGTGAAGTATTCGTCTTCCCCAGAGGCCTAGTCCACTTCCAGAAGAATAATGGGAACCTGGCAGCAGCCGTTATCTCGGCCTTCAACAGCCAATTGCCTGGAACTCAAGGCATTTCCGTAACATTATTTGCATCTAATCCACCAGTTCCGGAAAATGTGTTGACCATGGCATTCCAAATTGGTAGCAAAGAAGTTGATAAAATCAAATCAAGGCTCGCCCCCAAGAAGTAG
- the LOC113727898 gene encoding glutamate--tRNA ligase, cytoplasmic, whose protein sequence is MEIQMLCFPADAPPLAVIVASKIAGLSLPTDPSLPSGSTPILHFSDGGKLRGLYVLLRYIGRVAKIPDFYNRDAFESTQIDEWLEYAPVFSSGSEFEGACGYVDRYLLQHTFLVGHSLSIADIAIWSALVGTGQRWQSLRNSKKYQNLVRWFNSIHDEFDAALNEVTAMYIGKKGLGTQAVSKVRDQQVSTSSSNSVNGAVSEKGVGGNRPVFEVHLPDAQVGKVRVRFAPEPSGYLHIGHSKAALLNKYFAEKYDGKLIVRFDDTNPDKESSEFVDNLLKDIETLGITYEAVTYTSDYFPNMIEMAEKLIHEGKAYVDDTTREKMQQERMDGIESKCRSNSVEENLSLWKEMVAGSERGLMCCLRGKLNMQDPNKSLRDPVYYRCNLTPHHKIGAKYKIYPTYDFACPFVDAVEGITHALRSSEYHDRNDQYYWIQTDMGFQKVHIYEFSRVNLVYTLLSKRKLLWFVQTGKVDGWDDPRFPTVQGIVRRGLKIEALIQFMLEQGASKNLNLMEWDKLWAINKKIIDPVCPRHTAVIDQQRVLLTLTDGPEDPFVRTIPKHKKYEGAGEKATTYTKRIWIDQDDARSIAANEEVTLMDWGNAIVKEIEKDQEGNVTQLTGVLHLEGSVKTTKLKLTWLPDTNELVTLSLVDFDYLITKKKLEEDENFVDVVNPCTKMETAALGDSNMRNLKRGDIIQLERKGYFRCDVPFIRPSKPLVLFAIPDGKQTTVMKFRT, encoded by the exons ATGGAGATACAGATGCTGTGTTTTCCGGCGGATGCTCCGCCACTTGCCGTCATTGTCGCTTCTAAAATCGCCGGTCTTTCTCTCCCTACTGATCCTTCCCTCCCTTCTGGCTCAACCCCTATCCTCCACTTCTCGGATGG TGGAAAACTGCGGGGACTGTATGTGCTTCTGCGATACATCGGCCGGGTAGCAAAGATTCCAGATTTTTACAATAGGGATGCATTTGAGTCCACCCAG ATTGATGAATGGCTTGAGTATGCCCCTGTTTTCTCTTCTGGCTCTGAATTTGAAGGGGCATGTGGCTATGTGGACAGATATCTACTGCAGCATACTTTTTTAGTCGGTCATAGTCTGTCAATTGCAGATATAGCAATCTGGTCAGCACTTGTAG GAACAGGGCAGAGATGGCAAAGTCTACGCAATTCCAAGAAATATCAAAATCTAGTACGGTGGTTCAACTCTATACATGACGAATTTGATGCAGCTCTGAATGAAGTGACTGCAATGTATATTGGAAAAAAAGGTTTAGGGACTCAAGCAGTTTCTAAAGTCCGAGATCAACAGGTTTCTACTTCGTCTTCCAATAGTGTGAATGGCGCTGTAAGTGAGAAGGGTGTGGGAGGGAACCGACCTGTATTTGAGGTGCATCTTCCAGATGCACAGGTTGGAAAAGTACGGGTGAGATTTGCTCCAGAACCTAGTGGTTATCTACATATTGGTCATTCTAAAGCAGCACTGTTAAACAAGTATTTTGCTGAGAAATATGACGGTAAGCTGATTGTGCGCTTTGATGATACGAACCCTGATAAGGAGAGCAGTGAATTCGTAGATAATCTTCTCAAAGATATTGAAACTTTGGGGATTACCTATGAGGCTGTAACCTACACATCAGACTACTTTCCCAACATGATAGAAATGGCCGAGAAATTGATTCATGAGGGTAAAGCCTATGTTGATGACACAACTCgggaaaaaatgcagcaagaacGGATGGATGGGATAGAATCCAAGTGTAGAAGTAATAGCGTGGAGGAGAATCTGAGCTTATGGAAGGAAATGGTTGCTGGATCAGAAAGGGGTTTGATGTGTTGCCTCAGAGGCAAGCTGAATATGCAGGATCCAAACAAGTCCCTTCGTGACCCAGTATACTACCGTTGCAATTTGACTCCTCACCACAAGATTGGTGCTAAATATAAAATCTATCCTACTTATGATTTTGCATGTCCGTTTGTTGATGCCGTGGAAGGTATTACCCATGCACTTCGATCTAGTGAGTATCACGACCGTAATGATCAATACTACTGGATCCAGACGGATATGGGTTTTCAAAAAGTTCATATATATGAATTTAGCAGGGTGAATCTGGTCTATACACTTCTTAGCAAGCGTAAACTGCTATGGTTTGTTCAAACTGGAAAGGTTGATGGCTGGGATGATCCTCGTTTTCCTACTGTACAGGGAATAGTACGCAGGGGGCTGAAGATTGAGGCACTGATACAGTTCATGCTGGAACAG GGGGCATCCAAGAATCTCAATCTCATGGAATGGGACAAGCTTTGGGCCATTAATAAGAAAATTATTGATCCAGTCTGTCCCAGACATACAGCTGTTATAGACCAACAACGGGTCTTGTTGACTCTAACTGATGGTCCTGAGGATCCATTTGTGCGAACCATACCTAAGCATAAAAAGTACGAAGGTGCTGGGGAGAAAGCAACTACGTACACCAAGAGAATATGGATAGACCAGGATGATGCCCGATCAATCGCAGCTAATGAGGAAGTGACTTTAATGGATTGGGGCAATGCTATAGTAAAGGAAATCGAGAAGGACCAAGAGGGCAATGTAACACAATTAACTGGTGTTTTGCATCTTGAAGGATCTGTCAAAACAACAAAGTTGAAGCTCACGTGGTTGCCTGATACTAACGAGCTTGTTACACTCTCTTTGGTggattttgattatttgatcaCTAAAAAGAAG CTTGAGGAGGATGAAAATTTCGTGGATGTTGTTAATCCATGTACCAAGATGGAGACTGCTGCTCTTGGTGATTCCAACATGAGGAACTTGAAGCGTGGTGACATAATACAGCTGGAGAGAAAAGGGTACTTCAGATGCGATGTTCCCTTCATAAGACCTTCAAAGCCCCTAGTACTGTTTGCCATCCCAGATGGCAAGCAAACCACAGTGATGAAGTTCAGAACTTAA
- the LOC113727899 gene encoding phytochrome A1: MSASRPSQSSTSSARSKHSARIIAQTSIDAKLNADFEESGSSFDYSSSVRVTPPGEHRPITTAYLHQIQKGKFIQPFGCLLALDEKTFKVIAYSENAPEMLTMVSHAVPSVGDHPVIDIGTDIRTIFTNPSAAALYKALGFGEVSLLNPILVHCKTSGKPFYAIVHRVTGSLIIDFEPVKPHEVPMTAAGALQSYKLAAKAITRLQSLPSGSLDRLCDTMVQEVFELTGYDRVMTYKFHDDDHGEVLSEVTKPGLEPYVGLHYPATDIPQAARFLFMKNKVRMICDCRAKHVKVIQDEKLPFDLTLCGSTLRAPHTCHLQYMENMTSIASLVMAVVINDGDDEGDSSDPADPQKRKRLWGLVVCHNTTPRFVPFPLRYACEFLAQVFAIHVSKELELENQIVEKNILKTQTLLCDMLLSDAPLGIVSQSPNIMDLVKCDGAVLMYKNKIHRMGLTPTDFQLRDIISWLSEYHMDSTGLSTDSLHDAGFPGALALGDAVCGMAAVRISDKDWLFWFRSHTAAEIRWGGAKHEPGEKDDGRKMHPRSSFKAFLEAVKTRSLPWKDYEMDAIHSLQLILRNSSKEDEGTKSDTQDIHSKLNDLRIDGLQELEAVTSEMVRLIETASVPILAVDIDGVVNGWNTKISDLTGLDVDEAIGRKLLTLVEDSSAETVNKMLELALLGKEEQNVQFEIKTHGSKADAGPVSLIVNACASRDVRGTVVGVCFVAQDITGQKAIMDKFTRIEGDYRAIVQNPNPLIPPIFGTDEFGWCSEWNSAMTKVSGWRREEVMDKMLLGEVFGIHTACCRLRNQEAFVNLGILLNIAISGQASEKIPFGFFARNGKYIECLLCVSKKLDREGAVTGVFCFLQLASYELQQALHIQRLSEETALKRLKVLAYIRMQIRNPLSGIIFSRKMLEDTELGEDQKNLLQTSAQCQRQLNKILDDTDLDSIIDGYLDLEMVEFKLHEVLVASISQVMIKSSAKGVKIVNNLAESLMNETLYGDGLRLQQVLADFLLTSVNFTPNGGQLGLGGKLTKDRLGESVQLAHLELRMTHSGGGVPEDLLNQMFGTNGEASDEGISLLISRKLVKLMNGDVQYLREAGRSTFIISVELAVANQPAASCSRDLVGLTRSQ; this comes from the exons ATGTCAGCTTCAAGACCTAGTCAGTCTTCCACCAGTTCAGCAAGATCAAAGCACAGTGCTCGGATAATTGCACAGACCTCCATAGATGCAAAGCTCAATGCTGATTTTGAGGAGTCAGGTAGTTCCTTTGACTATTCGAGCTCAGTGCGTGTCACACCTCCTGGAGAGCACAGACCTATAACCACAGCTTACCTTCATCAGATTCAGAAAGGAAAATTTATCCAGCCATTTGGATGTCTTTTAGCTCTGGATGAGAAAACTTTCAAAGTCATCGCTTATAGTGAAAATGCTCCTGAAATGCTGACGATGGTCAGTCACGCTGTTCCAAGTGTTGGTGATCATCCGGTTATTGACATTGGAACTGATATCAGAACTATTTTTACTAATCCTAGTGCAGCAGCATTGTATAAGGCCTTAGGATTTGGGGAGGTTTCTCTGCTGAATCCTATATTGGTCCACTGTAAAACTTCTGGGAAGCCATTTTATGCCATTGTTCACAGGGTGACAGGTAGCTTAATCATTGATTTTGAGCCTGTGAAGCCTCATGAAGTCCCCATGACTGCTGCTGGTGCTTTGCAGTCCTATAAGCTTGCTGCCAAAGCCATTACACGCCTGCAGTCCCTACCCAGTGGGAGCTTGGATAGACTTTGTGATACAATGGTTCAAGAGGTTTTTGAACTGACAGGTTATGACAGGGTGATGACATATAAATTTCACGATGACGATCATGGTGAGGTGCTTAGTGAAGTCACGAAGCCAGGCCTAGAGCCCTATGTGGGTCTGCATTACCCAGCTACGGATATCCCTCAGGCTGCACGCTTTTTATTCATGAAAAACAAAGTTCGCATGATATGCGACTGCCGAGCAAAACATGTGAAGGTGATTCAAGATGAGAAGCTTCCTTTTGACCTTACTTTATGTGGCTCCACGCTCAGGGCCCCTCATACGTGCCATTTGCAATATATGGAAAACATGACTTCAATTGCATCTCTGGTGATGGCTGTCGTAATCAATGATGGGGATGATGAGGGGGATAGTTCTGATCCTGCAGACccacaaaaaaggaaaaggctTTGGGGATTGGTTGTGTGTCATAACACAACACCGAGATTTGTTCCTTTCCCTCTTCGGTATGCCTGTGAGTTCCTCGCTCAAGTGTTTGCTATCCATGTCAGCAAGGAGTTAGAATTAGAAAATCAGATTGTTGAGAAGAACATTCTGAAAACGCAGACACTCTTGTGTGATATGCTGTTGAGTGATGCACCCTTGGGCATTGTTTCACAGAGTCCAAACATAATGGATCTTGTGAAATGTGATGGGGCGGTCTTAATGTACAAGAACAAAATACATAGAATGGGATTAACTCCAACTGACTTTCAGCTGCGTGATATAATTTCCTGGCTTTCTGAGTATCACATGGATTCAACGGGTTTGAGTACAGACAGTTTACATGATGCTGGGTTTCCTGGGGCTCTTGCTCTTGGTGATGCAGTTTGTGGGATGGCAGCTGTTCGGATATCAGATAAGGACTGGCTTTTCTGGTTCAGATCACACACTGCTGCAGAGATTCGATGGGGTGGTGCAAAGCATGAACCTGGGGAGAAGGATGATGGTAGGAAGATGCATCCGAGGTCTTCATTCAAAGCATTTCTTGAAGCTGTTAAGACCAGAAGTTTACCTTGGAAGGATTATGAGATGGATGCAATCCATTCTTTGCAGCTTATACTGAGAAATTCTTCCAAGGAAGATGAGGGAACCAAGTCAGACACTCAGGACATCCATTCAAAACTTAATGACCTCCGGATCGATGGATTGCAGGAATTGGAAGCAGTGACATCTGAAATGGTTCGGCTGATTGAGACAGCATCAGTTCCAATCTTGGCGGTTGATATTGATGGGGTGGTTAATGGGTGGAATACAAAGATTTCCGATTTAACTGGTCTTGATGTTGATGAAGCAATTGGGAGGAAATTGCTTACCCTTGTTGAAGATTCATCGGCTGAAACAGTGAATAAGATGCTGGAATTGGCATTGCTGG GCAAAGAAGAACAAAATGTGCAATTTGAGATTAAAACACATGGATCAAAAGCTGATGCAGGCCCAGTTAGCTTGATTGTGAATGCCTGTGCAAGCAGGGATGTTAGAGGGACTGTTGTGGGTGTATGTTTTGTTGCCCAGGATATAACTGGTCAGAAGGCTATCATGGACAAGTTTACTAGAATTGAAGGTGATTACAGAGCTATTGTCCAAAATCCCAACCCATTGATTCCTCCAATATTTGGAACGGATGAATTTGGCTGGTGCTCTGAGTGGAATTCTGCCATGACAAAAGTATCTGGATGGCGTAGAGAGGAGGTTATGGATAAGATGCTTTTAGGAGAGGTTTTTGGAATTCATACAGCCTGTTGCAGGCTCAGGAATCAGGAAGCTTTTGTGAATCTTGGTATTTTACTAAACATTGCCATAAGTGGTCAAGCATCTGAAAAGATACCCTTTGGTTTCTTTGCACGGAATGGGAAGTACATAGAGTGCCTGCTCTGTGTGAGCAAAAAGCTGGATAGAGAGGGTGCAGTCACTGGGGTATTTTGCTTTCTGCAGCTGGCAAGTTATGAGTTGCAGCAGGCACTTCATATTCAAAGACTATCTGAGGAAACTGCATTGAAAAGGTTGAAGGTATTGGCTTACATAAGGATGCAGATAAGAAATCCACTGTCTGGAATTATTTTTTCAAGGAAGATGTTGGAGGACACTGAGTTGGGGGAGGATCAGAAGAATCTGCTACAAACCAGTGCCCAGTGTCAGCGTCAGCTTAACAAGATTCTTGATGACACTGATCTTGACAGCATAATTGATGG GTATTTGGATCTGGAAATGGTGGAATTCAAGCTACATGAAGTACTGGTTGCTTCCATTAGTCAAGTCATGATCAAAAGCAGTGCAAAGGGTGTTAAGATAGTGAATAATTTGGCTGAAAGTCTTATGAATGAAACTCTATATGGTGACGGATTGAGGCTTCAGCAAGTTCTAGCTGATTTCCTGTTGACATCGGTGAATTTTACACCAAATGGAGGCCAGCTGGGTCTTGGAGGAAAGTTGACTAAAGACCGATTAGGGGAGTCTGTTCAGCTTGCCCATTTGGAATTAAG GATGACACATTCTGGAGGCGGGGTTCCAGAAGACTTGCTGAACCAAATGTTCGGTACCAATGGAGAAGCATCTGATGAGGGAATAAGTCTTCTTATCAGCAGAAAACTGGTGAAGCTTATGAATGGAGATGTTCAGTACCTAAGGGAGGCGGGGCGATCGACTTTTATCATATCTGTTGAACTTGCAGTTGCTAATCAGCCTGCAGCAAGCTGTTCACGTGATCTTGTAGGTCTAACAAGATCCCAATGA